A region of the Saccharomyces eubayanus strain FM1318 chromosome V, whole genome shotgun sequence genome:
TAAGCTCTCAGATCCCTTAAACGTGCGTGGTGATCTGCCTTCTCGCcctcactttttttttcgcttgTTGTTTTCCCAAGGTGAATAGTCGATCGGGATTTTTAGCAGAAAGTGCATTGTGTAATGTGTGGTATGTTTTGACGCATAGGGTGTGTTAGTAGTCTAGGTAAAAGGGTATTCTGCAATTTCCACGAACTAAATATGTCAGCTGTTGAAATCTCCCCCGATGTGTTGGTGTACAAGTCTCCATTGACGGAGCAATCGACGGAATACGCTAGTATTTCCAACAACTCAGACCAGACCGTTGCATTCAAGGTCAAGACCACAGCTCCCAAGTTCTACTGCGTAAGACCTAACGCGGCGGTCGTGGCCCCTGGCGAGACGATCCAGGTCCAGGTCATCTTCCTGGGTCTGACTGAAGAGCCTGCCGCGGACTTCAAGTGTCGTGACAAGTTTCTGGTTATTACGTTGCCTTCTCCTTACGACCTCAATGGAAAGGCTGTGGCAGACGTTTGGTCTGACTTGGAAGCTGAATTCAAACAACAGGCCatctccaaaaaaataaaagttaAATACTTGATAAGTCCAGACGTACGTCAACCATCGAACCAAAATACACAGGATAGCAAGGATGTCGTTGAGCCCGTGGCCCAAGAAAGTGCGCCAAGGgaagatttttcaatggtagacgaaaaagaaagcccTGTTGAACTGGAAACCGAGCCACCTGTtcaaataaagaaagaagaagttccACCTGCCATCCAGGAAACTGTTTCccaagaaaatgagaagCACGCCTCTAACAGCGCTCCAACTACAAAGAGCCAAATAAAGGAACCTGCAACCCTGCCTGCAGAAAACGAATCCTCCAGCATGGGTCTATTCATATTGGTTGCGCTTCTTATCTTGGTTTTGGGTTGGTTCTACAAATAACAAGGTAGAAAATTAAGGATATAGCTATATTCTAAATATATTTGTATGCTTTTTGcccttttcttccttttcgtctctttgttgtttttttctgtttcttaCAAGCTCCTTTTATTGTTTCCTTTCCCAATTGTATTACAATCTACCAGTGTAAAGGGACCAAACCATAcctttttaattttttatataatattatttttttgtgtaCGAAAATAATTGACAATTATATTACTATCCTAAGTTAAATTCTATGCCGTTTCTGCATACTTTTTCGTATCTTTAGACTGACAGGTGCCATCTGCGCTCagtcttcttcattaatcGCAAACATGTGAGGTGGGGGTCCAGCAGATATGAGGAGGGGGCCTGTTAATGCACGCTAAGAAAGATCTCATGAGGGGTGGAGACCAAATTGGTTTATAAAACTGTATGTGTCTGTCTAATCGTCTTGACTTGCAGTAAATCTGAGCGCTGAACGTGTTAACATGAACTCAATATACTGGTTTTTTACGACTCTAGAACCTTAACAGGTGCAAGGTAAGGAAACGTTACAAAACGTGGACCACGGCCCCTTTGCTGTATTGATGGTTTCGACTCGAGTTCATCTAACGAATGATGGCATATATTCTAAATGCGACTTGCCCACTGCGATGCGGCAATGTGTGCATAATGTCAACAAAACCAACACTCCAGATGCTCAAGAAGGTTTTGGCTTTTTAACACATCAAACTAAGATACAGAGGGGGGGCGAGGCAATTGCTATATGTAGATGTTGTGCACAAAAACCGTTTCTATGTACCGAACAGATATTCATTACGATataaaactgaaaaataataacaataataaggaaaaaaaagttgtttCAAGTAAAGAGGGATGTTGACTCACTTTCTTAGGTAGTCTCTCAGATAACTTCCTAATTTTTCCGCACCTTGTTCAACAACGTCTTTTAACATTTGTAATTCATCATCTGTAGTAGCATTGAAATCAATGAATCCATTACCGTTGGTATTGCGACCATCTAATGAACTGGATCCCATCCCGCCCACATCACCATTGATCGGGTTACCATATTCGTCTACTTCTTCGCCAAAATACGAGGATGATGAGATCGATGTGGCATTATCAAACG
Encoded here:
- the SCS2 gene encoding phosphatidylinositol-binding protein SCS2, which translates into the protein MSAVEISPDVLVYKSPLTEQSTEYASISNNSDQTVAFKVKTTAPKFYCVRPNAAVVAPGETIQVQVIFLGLTEEPAADFKCRDKFLVITLPSPYDLNGKAVADVWSDLEAEFKQQAISKKIKVKYLISPDVRQPSNQNTQDSKDVVEPVAQESAPREDFSMVDEKESPVELETEPPVQIKKEEVPPAIQETVSQENEKHASNSAPTTKSQIKEPATLPAENESSSMGLFILVALLILVLGWFYK